In Feifania hominis, the following are encoded in one genomic region:
- a CDS encoding ABC transporter ATP-binding protein — protein MNTAVLEMDHVNAFYGDLRIVQDSCLTLTGGITSVIGRNGMGKTTLMKALMGLVRRSGSIRFCGEEIGTLKPYQIAQKGIGYVPQGRRNFPSLTVEEHLSFCARKAPTGGDVWNKERVYELFPRLYERRTLSGTALSGGEQQMLAIGRALVLAPKLLVMDEPSEGLAPAVIDVLVDFFRRIEGKINVLLVEQDLGFCGRVTDQTNVMSLGSIAYTGSLSELLRDPEKSRRLLGVG, from the coding sequence ATGAATACCGCCGTTCTGGAGATGGACCATGTCAACGCCTTTTACGGCGACCTGCGTATCGTACAGGACTCCTGTCTTACGCTTACGGGAGGAATCACCTCGGTCATCGGTCGAAACGGAATGGGCAAAACGACGCTGATGAAAGCCCTCATGGGTCTTGTCAGGCGAAGCGGATCCATCCGGTTCTGCGGCGAGGAGATCGGGACGCTCAAGCCCTACCAGATCGCGCAAAAGGGCATTGGGTATGTGCCTCAGGGCAGACGCAATTTTCCCTCGCTGACCGTTGAGGAGCACTTGAGCTTCTGTGCGAGAAAAGCGCCGACGGGTGGGGATGTGTGGAATAAAGAGCGCGTCTATGAGCTCTTTCCAAGACTCTATGAGAGGAGAACCCTCTCCGGAACTGCCCTCTCGGGGGGAGAACAGCAGATGCTCGCCATCGGCAGGGCACTTGTTCTCGCGCCGAAGCTGCTGGTGATGGACGAGCCCTCCGAAGGACTCGCTCCCGCGGTCATCGACGTGCTTGTCGACTTCTTCCGGCGCATTGAGGGAAAGATCAATGTTCTGCTTGTGGAACAGGACCTCGGCTTCTGCGGCCGGGTCACAGATCAAACCAATGTCATGAGCCTCGGCAGCATCGCCTACACGGGATCCCTGAGCGAGCTGCTCCGTGATCCGGAGAAGAGCCGCCGGCTGCTCGGCGTCGGTTAG
- a CDS encoding branched-chain amino acid ABC transporter permease: MSYYLTLLFNGLTYAGLLFVVSSGLMLIYGLMRVVNMAHGSMYILGAMIGYLVYKANGNNWMLGIVSAGIAMAVICFLLELTVFSRAFNNATAGILISLGISWIIIDICLELTRGETKTFSPDGFFRSTFTIGELTYPMSRMFVLFCALVECVILMIVLKKTRIGQIIRAGVDDREIVSALGINIQRVFLGVFTVAGLLVGIGGVLGGTMGGFDVATASTMQMYALMVIIVGGHSNFVGTAVASLIIGLLDSFTMAFVPNFSSVIVFMAVMLVLILKPGGLFGKEARSR; the protein is encoded by the coding sequence ATGAGTTACTATCTGACGCTTCTTTTCAACGGCCTCACTTACGCGGGACTTCTGTTTGTCGTGTCGAGCGGACTGATGCTCATCTACGGGCTGATGCGTGTGGTCAATATGGCTCACGGCAGCATGTATATTCTCGGTGCGATGATCGGCTATCTGGTCTACAAGGCAAACGGCAACAACTGGATGCTGGGCATTGTCTCGGCGGGTATCGCCATGGCGGTGATCTGCTTTCTGCTCGAGCTCACGGTTTTCAGCCGGGCGTTTAACAACGCCACTGCGGGTATCCTCATATCGCTTGGTATCAGCTGGATCATCATCGACATCTGCCTTGAGCTGACAAGAGGGGAGACCAAGACCTTCTCACCCGATGGATTTTTTCGCTCGACGTTCACCATTGGGGAACTGACCTATCCCATGTCGCGTATGTTCGTGCTGTTCTGCGCACTGGTCGAGTGCGTGATTCTGATGATTGTGCTGAAGAAGACCAGAATCGGCCAGATCATTCGCGCAGGCGTGGACGATCGGGAGATCGTGTCGGCGCTCGGCATCAACATCCAGAGGGTGTTTCTCGGCGTGTTCACAGTCGCGGGGCTGCTCGTGGGTATCGGCGGCGTGCTCGGCGGCACCATGGGCGGTTTCGATGTTGCGACTGCCTCCACCATGCAGATGTATGCGCTGATGGTGATCATCGTCGGCGGCCACAGCAACTTTGTGGGCACTGCCGTGGCTTCGCTGATCATCGGGCTGCTCGACAGCTTTACCATGGCCTTTGTGCCGAATTTCTCGTCTGTGATTGTCTTTATGGCCGTGATGCTCGTACTGATTTTGAAGCCCGGCGGCCTGTTTGGAAAGGAGGCGCGCTCGAGATGA
- a CDS encoding branched-chain amino acid ABC transporter permease: MKTGANRAVQLVLQLAATAIAIVLLWQAPRFFNKYSVYLISRILFMGLMAMSLNLLLGFGGLASLAQGAFAGIAGYTLAICRVVYHWNYAQCVLLALLLVALVAGFFGLFSMRCNGTAYMMMTLALANLVHLCSLQWTDLTRGYNGIVGIRGPELFGVSYSSTRMTFYLIALVVPICFFLLKRLTSSPYGMAIQGMRDNKVKMSSLGFNVRLLRVTLTVISSLFAGIAGILMANFYATMGPDNVSVNMSMMCLFMGVLGGSHSITGALVGTGLFLVLENYLSQFTVYDDAILGVLFIVAVFVMPNGILGLPVFKKKFWRGLRGKRAGGGA; the protein is encoded by the coding sequence ATGAAAACTGGCGCAAACAGAGCGGTTCAGCTTGTGCTCCAGCTTGCGGCAACGGCAATTGCGATTGTTCTGCTGTGGCAGGCCCCGAGGTTTTTCAACAAATACTCCGTGTATCTGATCAGCCGCATCCTCTTTATGGGTCTGATGGCAATGAGTTTGAATCTGCTGCTCGGATTCGGAGGGCTTGCCTCGCTTGCGCAGGGGGCCTTTGCCGGGATCGCGGGATACACTCTCGCCATCTGCCGGGTGGTCTACCACTGGAACTATGCACAGTGCGTGCTGCTTGCGCTGCTGCTGGTGGCGCTGGTAGCCGGCTTCTTCGGCCTCTTTTCCATGCGCTGCAACGGCACGGCGTACATGATGATGACGCTGGCGCTGGCAAACTTGGTGCATCTGTGTTCGCTGCAGTGGACCGATCTCACACGGGGCTACAACGGCATTGTCGGCATCCGTGGCCCCGAGCTCTTCGGTGTGAGCTACAGCAGCACACGCATGACTTTTTATCTCATCGCACTGGTGGTTCCCATCTGTTTCTTTCTGCTCAAACGCCTGACAAGTTCCCCCTACGGCATGGCGATTCAGGGCATGAGAGACAACAAAGTAAAAATGAGTTCCCTGGGCTTCAACGTGCGTCTGCTGCGGGTGACTCTCACCGTGATCAGCAGCCTGTTTGCCGGAATCGCCGGTATTCTCATGGCGAATTTCTACGCGACCATGGGCCCCGACAACGTGAGTGTGAATATGTCGATGATGTGCCTGTTCATGGGCGTGCTCGGCGGGAGCCACAGCATCACCGGAGCTCTGGTGGGAACGGGTCTGTTTCTGGTGCTGGAAAACTATCTGAGCCAGTTCACGGTCTATGATGACGCCATCCTCGGCGTGCTGTTTATTGTGGCGGTTTTTGTGATGCCAAATGGAATATTGGGTTTGCCCGTCTTCAAAAAGAAGTTTTGGAGAGGCCTGCGCGGCAAGCGGGCGGGAGGCGGAGCATGA
- a CDS encoding Tm-1-like ATP-binding domain-containing protein — protein sequence MKTIAVIGTFDTKAQEYGFVMDRMREHGVRPLAIDVGTHNAAPSAVDITSAEVAALAGTQIERLHGLSRQDAFSAMLKGAQQCVKELHGRGEIQGIFGMGGSGGTTLASAAMRTLPLGVPKLLVSTLAGTARMADYVGGTDIIVMGSIVDISGLNSITKMIFSRAAGVIAGAVNGEYREPSGHRLRIAASMYGVTTPGVTFAKRYLESRGYEVITFHATGSGGRAMEQLIREGFFDGVLDMTLPEIHAHVLGVPSSTAGPERCAGAARKDIPQVVCPGGMDMCSTTDFTGFEDRRVYCHNTTPSHFRPNARDMERSGVYLAQQLNKSHADCAVYLPCGGLSLVDVPGGATYDPEADESLFEAIKSNLDRRVELHESPRNINDESFALEMAQRLDEMMTRRCASE from the coding sequence ATGAAGACGATTGCCGTCATTGGAACCTTTGACACAAAGGCACAGGAGTACGGCTTTGTCATGGACCGTATGCGGGAGCATGGTGTAAGGCCCCTTGCCATTGACGTTGGCACACATAACGCTGCCCCGTCAGCGGTCGATATCACAAGCGCCGAGGTGGCGGCACTCGCGGGCACTCAGATCGAACGGCTGCACGGGCTCTCCCGTCAGGATGCTTTTTCCGCCATGCTCAAAGGCGCACAGCAGTGCGTCAAAGAGCTCCATGGCAGAGGGGAGATACAGGGCATCTTTGGCATGGGTGGCAGCGGCGGCACCACGCTCGCCTCGGCCGCCATGCGGACACTGCCCTTGGGCGTGCCGAAGCTTCTGGTCTCGACGCTGGCCGGAACGGCACGTATGGCCGACTATGTCGGCGGTACGGACATCATTGTCATGGGGTCGATCGTTGATATTTCGGGGCTCAACTCCATTACGAAGATGATCTTTTCAAGAGCCGCCGGAGTCATTGCCGGCGCGGTGAACGGCGAATACAGGGAGCCCTCCGGGCATCGTCTGCGCATCGCCGCGTCCATGTACGGCGTCACCACTCCCGGTGTGACCTTTGCAAAGAGATACCTGGAGAGCAGAGGATATGAGGTCATCACCTTTCACGCAACCGGTTCCGGCGGCAGGGCCATGGAGCAGCTCATCCGAGAGGGCTTTTTCGACGGTGTCCTCGACATGACTCTGCCGGAAATCCATGCCCATGTGCTCGGCGTGCCGTCGAGTACGGCGGGACCGGAGCGCTGCGCGGGCGCAGCGCGGAAAGACATTCCTCAGGTTGTCTGCCCGGGTGGGATGGATATGTGTTCCACCACGGATTTCACGGGCTTTGAGGACCGCAGAGTCTACTGCCACAATACGACTCCGTCCCACTTCAGACCAAACGCGCGTGATATGGAACGATCGGGCGTCTATCTCGCGCAGCAGCTCAACAAATCTCATGCGGACTGTGCGGTGTACCTGCCGTGCGGTGGCCTCTCGCTGGTTGACGTGCCCGGCGGGGCGACCTATGACCCGGAGGCCGATGAGAGCCTGTTTGAGGCGATCAAAAGCAATCTCGACCGGCGCGTGGAGCTGCATGAGTCGCCGCGCAACATCAACGACGAGAGTTTTGCACTTGAAATGGCGCAGAGGCTCGATGAGATGATGACACGGCGCTGCGCGTCGGAATAA
- a CDS encoding phosphoenolpyruvate hydrolase family protein — MARIPKEEILRRFHEQISKGIPITGSGAGVGISAKCAEAGGADLIIIYNSGRFRMAGRGSSCGRFAYSDANQVVLDLAGEILSCVHHTPVIAGVLALDPYRDMERFLDELAQLGFSGVQNFPTVGNINMPLFLKNLEESGYDYEREVEMIRLANRLGLLTTPYCFTTEQARRMADTGTDIVVAHMGLTTKGLIGAAEANDLDACVEKIGLIARAAKEVNPDVLVISHGGSVSEPQDAQYIYERVPETVGFYGASSAERIPTENALIPAVRAFKAITIRR, encoded by the coding sequence ATGGCACGCATTCCAAAAGAGGAAATTCTCAGGCGCTTTCACGAACAGATCAGCAAAGGCATTCCCATCACGGGATCGGGAGCGGGAGTCGGTATCTCGGCAAAGTGCGCCGAGGCCGGTGGCGCTGATCTGATTATCATCTACAATTCCGGGCGCTTTCGCATGGCGGGACGGGGCTCATCCTGCGGGCGGTTCGCATACAGCGACGCAAATCAGGTCGTACTGGATCTTGCAGGGGAAATTCTCTCCTGTGTCCATCATACGCCGGTCATTGCAGGGGTGCTCGCACTCGATCCCTACCGGGATATGGAGCGGTTTTTAGACGAGCTCGCACAGCTTGGCTTCTCCGGTGTACAGAACTTTCCGACAGTCGGCAACATCAATATGCCCTTGTTTTTAAAGAATCTTGAAGAGTCCGGCTATGACTATGAGCGTGAGGTTGAAATGATCCGCCTTGCAAACCGGCTCGGCCTGCTCACAACGCCCTACTGCTTTACGACGGAACAGGCCAGGCGCATGGCTGACACTGGAACCGATATCGTCGTTGCCCACATGGGACTGACGACAAAAGGGCTCATAGGTGCTGCCGAGGCCAACGATCTGGACGCCTGTGTGGAGAAGATCGGGCTGATCGCGCGCGCCGCGAAAGAGGTCAATCCGGACGTCCTTGTCATCAGCCACGGCGGCTCGGTCTCAGAGCCGCAGGATGCGCAGTACATCTACGAGAGAGTCCCTGAGACGGTCGGCTTTTACGGGGCTTCTTCCGCCGAGCGAATTCCGACTGAGAATGCTCTCATCCCCGCGGTAAGGGCATTCAAGGCCATTACAATCAGGAGGTGA
- a CDS encoding phosphoenolpyruvate hydrolase family protein: MGKVSREVLLHRVAKLKAENRAIIATGAGIGITARCQEVAGSDLILVDMAARMRMAGFGAMSANFAVKRANSLIAELAPEILPIVEHTPVLAGVAATEPFADIRQTIRECSECGYSGVFNSPSVGWNDSFNAKNLTRVGLGYDREIELIAVAHGENLITLARCYDAWQAGEMARAGADFIVADLGPTAGGLSGVKTTLDHDEIRKLTESIVRAARGENESVTVLCTGGPLAAPREVELLLNSIAGLDGFYGGSATDSIPMEQGIISVAQGFKQTRLYGF, translated from the coding sequence ATGGGAAAGGTCAGCAGAGAGGTTCTGCTTCACCGTGTGGCAAAGCTCAAGGCCGAGAACCGTGCGATCATCGCAACGGGTGCGGGAATCGGAATTACGGCACGCTGCCAGGAAGTTGCAGGAAGTGATTTGATTCTGGTCGATATGGCTGCACGGATGCGGATGGCGGGCTTTGGCGCCATGAGTGCAAATTTTGCCGTCAAACGGGCCAACAGTCTGATTGCGGAGCTCGCGCCGGAAATTTTGCCCATAGTAGAGCACACGCCGGTTCTTGCAGGAGTCGCTGCGACCGAGCCGTTTGCTGATATCAGACAGACGATTCGTGAGTGCAGCGAGTGCGGTTACAGCGGTGTGTTCAACTCACCGTCAGTCGGCTGGAACGACAGCTTCAATGCCAAGAATCTCACCAGAGTCGGGTTGGGCTACGACCGTGAGATAGAGCTGATTGCAGTTGCACACGGAGAAAATCTGATTACGCTTGCCCGCTGCTATGATGCGTGGCAGGCAGGAGAGATGGCCCGTGCCGGCGCCGACTTTATCGTCGCAGATCTCGGACCTACGGCGGGTGGCCTTTCGGGCGTCAAAACGACACTCGATCATGATGAAATTCGCAAACTCACCGAGTCCATCGTTCGGGCAGCGCGCGGGGAAAACGAATCTGTCACGGTTCTCTGTACAGGCGGTCCGCTGGCCGCCCCGCGGGAAGTTGAGCTATTGCTCAACAGCATTGCGGGCCTTGACGGCTTCTATGGAGGCTCAGCCACGGACTCTATCCCCATGGAGCAGGGCATCATCTCAGTTGCGCAGGGATTTAAACAGACCAGACTTTACGGTTTTTAA
- a CDS encoding NUDIX hydrolase — MSEEQLFLLDEKLRPCGSAPRSEAHRRGLLHLVVHCWICEHTPDGIWLYFQQRAHTKNDFPDYYDLAVAGHVSAGEEPLDAMCREIEEEAGLHIQKSDLIEIGSTLETIQKGPFYDREYAQIYLLEKPAEPFAPGEEVAQMVRVKLEECCRRELEGASAVTAYRMTGEALTLAAEQWCSHPGELERVVLPALKRYQFPIFKQRLL; from the coding sequence ATGAGCGAAGAACAGCTCTTTCTTTTGGATGAAAAGCTGCGCCCCTGCGGCAGCGCACCACGCAGCGAGGCGCACCGCAGGGGCCTTTTGCACCTGGTGGTGCACTGCTGGATCTGCGAGCACACGCCGGACGGCATATGGCTCTACTTTCAGCAACGCGCCCACACGAAAAATGATTTTCCCGACTACTATGATCTTGCAGTCGCCGGTCATGTCTCGGCCGGAGAGGAACCTCTCGACGCGATGTGTCGCGAGATTGAAGAGGAGGCGGGACTGCACATACAAAAGAGTGATTTGATCGAGATCGGCTCCACGCTTGAGACGATACAAAAGGGGCCATTTTACGACCGTGAATATGCGCAGATCTATCTTTTGGAAAAACCGGCCGAGCCGTTTGCACCCGGGGAAGAGGTCGCGCAGATGGTGCGTGTCAAGCTCGAGGAGTGCTGCCGCCGGGAGCTGGAGGGGGCGTCTGCCGTCACGGCCTACCGCATGACGGGAGAGGCTTTGACCCTCGCCGCGGAACAGTGGTGCAGCCACCCGGGAGAGCTTGAGCGGGTTGTATTGCCCGCGCTCAAGCGGTACCAGTTTCCTATTTTCAAACAGAGACTGTTATGA
- a CDS encoding Fe-S-containing hydro-lyase produces the protein MEYHIRVEQLPERAPALRAGDMVYLSGTIYTSRDAAHKRLMAMHEKGEPFPFEMKGAVIYYAGPTPTKPGDVIGSCGPTTSSRMDPFAPTLLDCGLIGMIGKGKRSAEVIEAIRRNRAVYFCAIGGAGALAAKKIKKLDVIAFPELGCESAKRLEVEEFPVTVAIDCVGGNIFETGAQQYRTL, from the coding sequence ATGGAATACCATATCCGAGTGGAGCAGCTGCCCGAGAGGGCGCCCGCGCTGCGTGCGGGCGACATGGTCTACCTGAGCGGGACGATCTACACCTCGCGTGATGCGGCGCACAAGCGGCTCATGGCCATGCACGAAAAGGGCGAGCCATTTCCGTTTGAAATGAAAGGGGCTGTCATCTACTACGCCGGCCCTACGCCGACAAAGCCGGGAGATGTCATCGGCTCCTGCGGGCCGACGACCTCGAGCCGAATGGATCCCTTTGCACCCACGCTGCTCGACTGCGGTCTGATTGGCATGATCGGCAAGGGGAAGAGAAGCGCCGAGGTGATCGAGGCCATCCGGCGCAACCGGGCGGTTTACTTTTGCGCCATCGGCGGGGCGGGCGCGCTCGCGGCGAAAAAGATCAAAAAGCTCGATGTCATCGCCTTCCCCGAGCTTGGCTGCGAGTCGGCAAAGCGCCTTGAGGTGGAGGAGTTTCCCGTGACGGTCGCCATAGACTGTGTGGGCGGCAACATTTTTGAGACGGGGGCGCAGCAGTACCGCACCCTGTGA
- a CDS encoding acyl-CoA dehydratase activase-related protein — protein MGLSVGIDVGSTTVKVVVLDDGIVRFWRYERHLSQVRQKTVELLGEARELLEGREFSVAVSGSAGLGMAKAAGLPFIQEVFATAQAVEHSGESVDIVIELGGEDAKIIFLSGGLDERMNGSCAGGTGAFIDQMATLLNVTADELDRLSLEHEKIYPIASRCGVFAKSDIQPLLNQGANKADVAASIFQAVVDQTITGLAQGRELKGRIAFLGGPLYFFEGLRRRFVETLGLAQEQALFPDWGIYAVAIGTALYAQEQGESFACDPLLDKLRASTGQITHRNTLPALFADEAEYEAFLTRHSAAGVATADASTYEGRAYLGVDCGSTTTKVVLLTEDDRILYQYYSSNRGNPVSVIRGQLMQIRELCGERITIAGSVATGYGEDLVKSAFHFDAGVVETMAHFKAARHFCPDVDFILDIGGQDIKCFKIRNNSIDSIMLNEACSSGCGSFVETFASTMGYDIEEFAKLGLLAEHPVDLGSRCTVFMNSSVKQAQKEGATVADISAGLSISVVKNAIYKVIRARSAEELGSRVVVQGGTFYNDAVLRSFERELGLEVTRPAIAGLMGAFGAALYAKELPLRYSTTLGLEELKGFAHTAKATTCGLCTNHCNLTVNTFSDGSHYISGNRCERPLGHRHEKKLPNLYEYKLERIKALRGRPGPRGKIGVPLGLNMFENLPFWHTFLTELGYEVVLSDLSSPALYNSGRRTIPSDTACYPAKLMHGHIENLLDKGIDTIFYPCMSYNFDEGKGDNHYNCPVVAYYPELLRGNIDRLAQVRFLYPYFGLHRPRDFVKRATRYFRELDPTISLPQVRRAADLGYAEYARWHEELCAEGSRAIAAAREAGRPMIVLAGRPYHVDPEINHGIDKLISSFGIAVLTEDSVADLVDPQRVRVLNQWTYHARLYNAAKYCTLQNDTELVQLVSFGCGLDAITTDEVRDILERGGKFYTALKIDEISNLGAARIRIRSLLGAMEERNTRRENEEEQA, from the coding sequence ATGGGTCTGAGTGTAGGGATCGACGTCGGTTCCACCACAGTCAAAGTGGTGGTGCTGGATGATGGCATCGTCCGTTTTTGGCGCTATGAGCGCCATTTGTCACAGGTGCGGCAAAAGACGGTGGAGCTGCTCGGCGAGGCACGTGAACTGCTGGAGGGCAGAGAGTTTTCCGTCGCGGTATCGGGCTCGGCTGGCCTCGGCATGGCTAAGGCTGCGGGCCTGCCTTTTATTCAGGAGGTCTTTGCAACCGCCCAGGCGGTGGAACACAGCGGTGAATCGGTCGACATTGTCATTGAGCTCGGCGGAGAGGATGCGAAAATCATCTTTTTGTCCGGTGGGCTCGATGAGCGTATGAACGGCTCCTGTGCCGGCGGCACCGGAGCTTTTATCGACCAGATGGCGACGCTTTTGAATGTCACGGCGGACGAGCTCGACCGTCTCTCGCTCGAGCACGAGAAAATCTATCCCATCGCGTCGCGCTGTGGTGTGTTTGCCAAATCGGATATACAGCCGCTTCTCAACCAGGGTGCAAACAAGGCGGATGTCGCGGCGAGCATCTTTCAGGCTGTGGTCGATCAGACGATCACAGGTCTTGCCCAGGGGCGTGAGCTCAAAGGGCGCATTGCATTTCTCGGCGGGCCGCTCTACTTTTTCGAGGGACTGCGACGGCGCTTTGTCGAGACGCTGGGACTTGCGCAGGAGCAGGCGCTCTTTCCCGACTGGGGCATCTATGCCGTCGCAATCGGCACGGCGCTCTATGCGCAGGAACAGGGCGAGAGCTTTGCCTGCGATCCGCTGCTCGACAAACTGCGCGCATCGACCGGTCAAATCACCCACAGAAATACGCTGCCCGCACTCTTTGCCGATGAGGCGGAGTATGAGGCTTTCCTCACGCGGCACAGTGCTGCGGGCGTTGCGACGGCCGATGCGTCGACATACGAGGGCAGGGCCTATCTCGGCGTCGACTGCGGCAGCACGACGACCAAGGTTGTGCTGCTCACCGAGGACGACCGTATTCTCTACCAGTATTACAGCTCCAACAGAGGCAACCCCGTCTCGGTGATCCGCGGTCAGTTGATGCAGATTCGAGAGCTCTGCGGCGAGCGGATCACCATTGCGGGCAGCGTGGCAACGGGATACGGCGAGGACCTGGTCAAGAGTGCGTTCCACTTTGATGCGGGCGTGGTTGAGACCATGGCCCACTTCAAGGCGGCGCGCCACTTCTGCCCGGATGTGGACTTTATCCTCGACATCGGCGGCCAGGACATCAAGTGCTTTAAAATCCGAAACAACTCCATTGACAGCATCATGCTCAATGAGGCCTGTTCGTCGGGCTGCGGCTCCTTTGTCGAAACCTTTGCGAGCACCATGGGCTACGACATTGAGGAATTTGCGAAGCTCGGCCTGCTCGCCGAGCACCCGGTCGACCTCGGTTCGCGGTGCACGGTGTTTATGAACTCCTCCGTCAAGCAGGCCCAGAAAGAGGGTGCGACCGTTGCCGACATCTCGGCGGGCCTCTCCATCAGCGTAGTCAAAAACGCCATTTACAAGGTCATCCGCGCGCGCAGCGCAGAGGAACTCGGCTCCCGCGTGGTGGTGCAGGGCGGCACGTTCTACAACGACGCTGTGCTGCGGAGCTTTGAACGGGAGCTCGGCCTCGAGGTCACGCGCCCCGCCATTGCGGGGCTGATGGGTGCGTTCGGCGCGGCGCTCTACGCGAAAGAGCTGCCGCTTCGCTATTCGACAACCCTCGGCCTCGAAGAGCTCAAAGGCTTTGCCCACACGGCGAAAGCGACCACATGCGGTCTGTGTACCAACCACTGCAATTTGACGGTAAACACCTTTTCGGACGGCTCTCACTACATATCGGGAAACCGCTGTGAGCGCCCGCTCGGCCACCGGCACGAGAAGAAGCTGCCGAATCTCTACGAGTACAAGCTCGAACGCATCAAGGCTCTGCGGGGCCGCCCCGGACCGCGGGGGAAGATCGGTGTGCCGCTCGGGCTCAACATGTTTGAAAATCTTCCGTTTTGGCACACCTTTCTCACTGAGCTCGGCTACGAGGTGGTGCTGTCGGATCTCTCGTCGCCGGCACTCTACAACAGCGGCCGCCGGACCATTCCGTCCGACACGGCCTGCTACCCGGCAAAGTTGATGCACGGCCACATTGAGAACCTGCTTGACAAGGGGATCGACACCATCTTTTACCCCTGTATGAGCTACAATTTTGACGAGGGAAAGGGCGACAATCACTACAATTGTCCCGTCGTCGCCTACTACCCGGAGCTGCTGCGCGGCAACATTGACCGGCTCGCGCAGGTGCGCTTTCTCTACCCGTACTTCGGCCTTCACCGCCCCAGGGACTTTGTCAAGCGCGCCACGAGATATTTTCGAGAGCTCGACCCCACCATCTCACTGCCGCAGGTACGAAGAGCGGCGGATCTTGGCTACGCCGAGTATGCGCGCTGGCATGAGGAGCTCTGCGCCGAGGGGAGCCGTGCCATTGCGGCGGCGCGCGAGGCCGGCAGGCCGATGATCGTACTTGCGGGGCGCCCCTACCATGTAGACCCTGAGATCAACCACGGCATCGATAAGCTGATTTCTTCGTTCGGCATCGCGGTTCTCACCGAGGACAGTGTGGCGGATCTGGTCGACCCGCAGAGAGTCAGGGTACTCAACCAGTGGACATATCATGCGCGTCTCTACAACGCCGCAAAGTACTGCACGCTGCAAAACGACACCGAACTGGTACAGCTGGTCTCATTCGGCTGCGGACTTGATGCCATCACGACCGATGAGGTGCGCGACATTCTCGAGCGGGGCGGTAAATTCTATACGGCGCTGAAAATTGATGAGATCAGCAACCTCGGCGCAGCCCGCATTCGCATCCGTAGTCTGCTCGGCGCAATGGAGGAGCGCAACACCAGACGAGAAAACGAGGAAGAACAGGCATGA